The following nucleotide sequence is from Deinococcus proteolyticus MRP.
ATAATCAGCACGGCCACGGTGTGAATCAGTGCCTGTGGCAGCGCCGCTTCTCCGCCCCATATCAGCCAGGCGGCGAAGGTGAGGGCCGCAATGACCAGCACCACCGGCACGAAGGCGGCCACCACCCGGTCGGCCAGCCCCTGAATCGGCGGTTTTTCGCTCTGCGCCTGCTCCACCAGGGCGATGATTTGTGCCAGTGCTGAGGCCGCGCCCACCCGGGTGGCCTCCACCGTCAGCAGGCCGGAGCCGTTCAGGGTGCCGCCGGTCACCTCGTCGCCGGGACCTTTGGCGACCGGCACGCTCTCGCCGGTGAGCATGCTTTCGTCCAGATATGACTCTCCCTGCACGATGACGCCGTCTACCGGCACCTTCTCGCCAGTACGGATCTGCACCCGCTGACCACGGCGCACGCTCTCGGCCGGCACCCGCTGCACCGCGTCTCCTTCCAGAAGCCAGGCTTCGGGGGGGCGCAGTTGCAGCAGCGCCCGCATGGCCCCGCTGGAGCGGCTCTTGGCCAGGCTTTCCAGGTATTTGCCCAGCAGCACCAGCGTGATAACCACGCCGCTGGCCTCGAAATACACGTGCCGGGCAGCAGGCGGCAGCAGGCCGGGCGCCAGGGTGACCAGCGCCGAGTACGCAAAGGCCGCCGTGGTGCCTATCATGACCAGGGTGTTCATGTCAGGACTGCCATGGCGCAGCGCTCCCCAGCCGGCGCGGTAAAAGCGTCGCCCCACCCAGAACTGCACCGGCACCGCCAGTGCCAGCATCAGCCAGTTCAGCGTGCCTTCGCCCACTGTACTCAGCAGCCAGTGGTGCAGCGGCGGGTATAGCATCGGCCCCATGCTCAGCAGAAACAGCGGCACGGCGAAGGCTGCGCTTCGGCCCAGGTCACGCCTCAGCCCAGCGCTGGCCCGTTCCTGCGGGTCCGCTGCTGGGCCAGCGCTGGCCCCGGCCATGCTTGGTCGCTCCGTCCCGTAGCCGGCAGCTTCCACGGCGGCGTACAGGTCCTCGGCGCTCGACACGCCAGGCAGATAGCGCACGCTGGCCCGCTCAGTGGCCAGGTTCACACTGGCGTCCAGCACGCCGGGTGCCTTTTTCAGGGCGCGTTCTACCCGGCCCACACACGCGGCGCAGGTCATCCCGGTGACCCCGAAGTCGGCTGCGGCAGTCTCCACGCTATAGCCTGCCTGCTGTACCGCCTAGACCAGCTGCTCAGGGGCGACCGCTGCCGGGTCATAGTGGACATTGGCTGCCTCGGTGGCCAGGTTGACCTGGGCTTCTTCTACACCCGGCACTTTCTGTAGGGCCCGCTCCACCCGGCCCACACACGCGGCGCAGGTCATGCCCTCTACCGGAAGTCGCAGTTCCTTCGCTGTCATGCTTTTTAGCCTACCCCCCTGGGGAGGGTAGAGAATTAAAGCTGTCTTCATCCATCTCTTTCCGTGCCCCACTGCGTAGAGCTATGCTGACTCCATGACCCAAATCCAGAACAATCAGATGATGACCGAGCTGAACATTGAGGGCATGAGCTGCGGCCACTGCGTCGCGGCGGTGGAAAAGGCGCTACGCGGGGTACCGGGGGTAGAGCTGGTCACGGTCAGCCTGGAAGAGGGCAGGGCGGCGGTCCAGGGCAATGCTGAGCAGGCGGCCATGATTGCGGCTGTGGCAGAAGAAGGCTATGTCGCCACTCCCGCCGGCATGGCGCGTCACAGCTGAAGGTGTCTGGAGAAAAAGGGGCTGGGGCTGCGGCTGGGGAAAAGCGGGCTGGGGACGCTCCCCCTCACTGCACGGCCGGACCGCTCTGTATGCCGCAAGCCGAGCGGCTGGCCGCCCGCCGCCGCCTCAGTGTGGCGCAGGGACATCTGCAGAGCATCGTGAAGATGCTCGACGACCCGGAGGTGTACTGCATGGACGTGCTACGGCAAATCAAGGCAGTGCAGGGTGCTCTGGACGGTGCCGGTAGCGTCGTTCTGCGCGGCCACCTGCACGCCCATGTGGCAACTGCCAGTGAACGCGGCGACAGTGCCGAAATCGTCGAGGAGCTGATGCAGGCGCTGAAATACCGTTAGGTGGCGCTCAGGTGGTGGGGCCATAGGCGGCAAGCTGTTCCTATGGCCCTGCTGTGGCCAGTTGCGGTTTGGCTTCATTTTATAAACCGCTTTACCTCTTGAATCCCTGCTGAAGATGTGGCATGCTGGGCCAGTCTCAAATAGGTGTGATAACACCTGCTTCCCATTTGCCTCTATTCACCAAGGAGTTCACCGATGGCCCCCAAAATCCTGATTGCCTACTACACCACCTACGGCACCAACTACGCGATGGCCAAAGAAGCCCAGGCAGCCGCCGAAGCGAAGGGAGCCGAAGTGCGCCTGCGCAAGTTCCCCGAAACGGCTCCCCAGAGTGTGATTGATGGTCAGGCCGCCTGGAAAGCCATGCAGGACCAGACGGCCGACGTGCCGGAAGTGTCGCATGACGACATGCGCTGGGCCGAGGGCTATCTGCTCAGCGTGCCGACCCGCTACGGCAACGTGCCCAGTCAGGCGCAGGCCTTTATCGACACCCTTGGGGGTCTGTGGGCCGAGGGCGCGCTGGCCAACAAGACCTTCAGCGCCATGACCTCAGCGGCCAACAATCACGGCGGTCAGGAAATGACCCTGCAAGGCCTCTACGTGATGGCTGCCCACTGGGGTGACGTGATCGTGCCTCCCGGCTTCACCTCCGATGTCGTCTCCAAAGCTGGAGGCAACCCTTACGGTGCAAGCGTGACGGCGGGCGGTGACCTGTCTGAAGAGAAGAAAGCGGCCATCCGCCACCAGGCTGAGCGGTTGGTGGAGTTCACAGAGCGGCTGACCCGCTGATACGGCTGACTGCGGAACCGCCGGCCCTTTACACTGACTGTCAGTGTGAGCACTGAAGCGGCTCTCATACGGTCGGAAGCACCGGGTGAGCGCACGACGTAGTGGCAGCTGCTTTTCCCCTTCCATTTCCGAGTGAAATGGGAGGGCTTTTGCGGGCAGCACAAAACCGCTAAGCGCCTTTACTTTTCTATCACCCTCCAGCTGGCCCCCCGGTTAGGGTAAGGCAAGAGGCGCAGTTGCTTGCGTGTCCCTTTCCCACGTTCTGTGCTGCTTCTCAGCCGCTGTTCTCTGGAGGAACCCATCATGCCCAAGTCAGAAACCAGCCAGCCTGCCGCCTCCGTGCGGCATGACCCTTCCGACCCTATCCATAATCAGGACAAGGCCCACACCAACGCCAAATCCGACGACCTGGCCCGTGATACGGCCCCCCGCAGCGAACAGGACCGCCTGACCGACAACTTCGGCCATGCCATCAGCGACGACCTGAACTCGCTCAAGGCCGGCGTGCGTGGCCCCACCCTGCTGGAAGACTACCTGCTGCGCGAGAAGATTCACCACTTCGACCACGAGCGTATTCCCGAGCGTATCGTGCACGCACGCGGTTCGGCGGCACACGGCTACTTCGAACTGACCGAGTCGCTGGAGCAGTACACCACCGCCCGGGTGCTGACCGAAGTGGGCAAGCAGACCCCGGTGTTTACCCGCTTCTCCACCGTGGCCGGTTTCCGTGGTTCGGCGGACACCCCCCGCGACGTGCGCGGCTTCTCGGTGCGGTTCTACACCGACGAAGGCAACTGGGACATTGTGGGCAACAACATCCCGGTGTTCTTTATTCAGGACGCCATCAAGTTCCCGGACCTGGTGCACGCCGTCAAGCCCGAGCCGCACCATGAAATGCCGCAGGCCGCCAGCGCCCACGACACCTTCTGGGATTTCATCAGCCTGACGCCCGAGTCCATGCACATGATCATGTGGCAGATGTCGGACCGCACCCTGCCCCGCTACTTCGACACCATGGAGGGCTTCGGCGTCCACACCTTCCGCCTGATTAACGCCCAGGGCCAGAGCACCTTCGTAAAGTACCACTGGAAGCCGGTCAACGGCGTGCACTCGCTGGTCTGGGACGAGTCGCAGAAGATTATGGGCAAGGACCCCGATTTCCAGCGCCGCGCCATGTGGGAAACCATTGACCAGGGCGGCACGCTGGAATGGGACCTGGCCGTGCAGCTGTTTACTCAGGAAGAGGCCGACGGCTGGGACTTCGACATTCTGGACGCCACCAAGATCATTCCCGAAGAGCTGGTGCCGCTCAAGGTCATCGGCCGGATGGTGCTGAACCGCAACCCCGACAACTTCTTCGCCGAGACCGAGCAGGTCGGCTACAAGCCCACCAACCTGGTGCAGGGCATGGATTTCACCAACGACCCGCTGATGCAGGGCCGGCTGTTCTCCTACCTGGACACCCAGCTGATCCGCTTGGGCGGGCCGAACTGGCAGCACCTGCCTATCAACCGCCCGCTGAACCCGGTCGCCAACAACCAGCGCGACGGCTTCATGCGCCACGTCATCAACCCGGGCCGCGTGTCGTACCACCCTGCTTCGCTGGACGGCGGCTCCCCGCAGGAAGTGCCCCGCGATCAGGGCGGCTTCGTGAGCTACCCCGAGCCCATCAGTGGCGAGAAGCTGCGCAAGCGGGCCGAGAGCTTCGGTGACCACTACGGTCAGGCGCGCCTGTTCTGGAACTCGCTGGAGCCCATTGAGCGTGAACACCTGTGCAAGGCGCTGCAGTTCGAGCTGAGCAAGGTGGAAACCCGCCACGTGCGTGTGGCGATGCTGGATCATCTGGAACAGATTCATCCGCTGCTGGCCTCGCAGGTGGCTGTGGCCCTGGGCGAAGCTCCCCGCGCGGACGAGGTGGTCAAGCCTGGCGGAACCGCGGACTGTGCCGAGGAGATGCAGCTGCTGGCCAAGGCCGAAGCGGCTCCTACGGCCTCGGGCGGCCTGAGCAAGTCCAAGGGACTGAGTATGGAAGCCCAGCCGCCGAAGGGTATCCGTAACCGCATGGTGGCGATTCTGGCCGCCGACGGAGTGGACGGTGCTCAGGTGGACGCCATCAAGCAGGCACTGGAAGCCGAGGATGCCAAGGGCGAGGTCCTGGGACAGCACCTGGGTATGCTGGACGGCGGCGCCGAAGCCAAAAAGACCATCAGCAACTCCCATATGGTGTTGTTCGACGCTGTTATCGTGCCGGGCGGTGCCCAGAGCGTCGCCGCGCTGCTGGAAGACGGCGACGCCCATGCCTACCTGCTGGAAGCTTACAAGCACGGCAAGCCCATCGCCGCTTACGGCGAAGGTCAGCAGCTTCTGCAGGGTTCCGACCTGGCCGCGCTGGTGGGTGACCTCAGCGGCATGAAAGCCCTGGGAATTCTCAGCGCCGACGCTCCCGATATGGCCGAATTTGTGCAGACGCTGGCCCAACACCGTTTCTGGGGCCGGCCTAAATTGAAGCGCCTGAGCAACTGAGCCTCAAGCCATTTTCCTGATTGCGCCTTACTGTGGACGGATTCCCAGCGAATTCGTCCACAGTTTTTTTCTGCCAGCGGGCCGTCCTTTGCCGGGCACCGGGATCCGACATCAAGGCTGGTCAGCTGCGCCTGTCTCGTCAGAAAAGGGGGCTATGTCAGAATGTTTTCGTATGATGTGGAGCAGCAATCCTCATCTCACGATGTAGGTCTTGAAAGGTAAACAGGTAACTTGTGACTCAATCTCATGAACAGGAACTAGACCTCACGACCCTATGGCACCGTCTGAAACGTGCACTTCCTTGGATTCTTGCCCTTAGCCTCGCGCTGGCAGGCCTGACCTATTTCTGGTCGCGCTCCAAGCCGGCCGTGTACGAGGCGCAGGCCTCCTTGCTGGTGACTGGCGGGTCGGCTCAGGCGGCGGACAGCGTGTTGGGAGAGGCTTTGGTCAAAGCACCTCCTTTGCCCGAAGGTGCCGTAGCCCAGGCCCTGCAAAGTACCTCGGTCATGGGACCACTGACGGCCAGGATTGCCCAGAATGCTGCTATCCCTGAGCCGGAGCAGCAGAGGCTGATCGAGAACCTGCAGACCGAATTGGCTGAGCGCAGCATGGAGACGGTGCGGCTCACTTCAAGGCTCGACCTTTACGGGAACGGCATCTATACCGTAGCGGGCCGTGCCAATACCCCCGAAGCGGCGCGGACCCTGGCGAATTTGGCTGCCCAGTCGCTGCTGGAATGGGACAAGGACCGCGCTCTGGCCAGTGTTCGGCAGGCTCAGCAGGGCTTTGAGGCGCAGCTGAGTCAGGTAGAAGCTGAACTGAAAGCTGCACGGGCCGGAAGTCCGGAAAGGTCGCTGCTGGCGTCCCGGCAGACTGCCTTGCAGCAGAGCCTGACCCAGGTCGGTATCTTGGAGCAGTCGATTTCAGGAGTGTTGCAGCCGCTCTCGGAAGCCATTACTCCGCTGTCCCCCGTGGAGCCCCAACCCGTAAGGAATGCTGCGTTGGCAGGTATCGCCGGTCTGCTGCTGGGCCTGGGGTTCGCCACACTGATGGCCGTGGCGGACCGCAAGGTGCGCAGTGAGGACGACCTGCTCGACCTGGGCCTGCCTACCCTGGCCAGCCTGCCCAAATTGCGCCAGCGTGACGTCATGATGCGGGGTATGGTACGGGCCGCCAGGCAAGCCGGGCTGTACGAAGCCATTGGCTTCCTGCGCGTGAACCTGCTTTCCGCGCTGCAAGGTGTCGAGCGCCCGGTGATTATGGTGACCAGCTCCGCGCCCGGTGAAGGCAAATCCAGTGTCACGGCAACGCTTGCGGACGCACTGGCTGGTACCGGCAAAAAGGTCTTGATTATAGATGCTGACCTGCGCCGCGGCACCCAGGTCCAGGTCTGGCAGAAGTACCTCAACGGGTCTGTTCCCACCTGGACTTCGATGATAGGAGAAAACGGCGCGCAGGATACGCCCAGTGCGCTGCGGGACCCCTACAACGTTCAGGTGCTGGCCACCGAGGACAATGTTCACCTGTTGCCAGCCGGTCAGGGCATGCAGGACAGCCTGGGGGCCCTGAACGCTGCACAGCTGTCCGAGGCCATTGGGCTGTGGCGCTCGCGGTACGACCTGATTCTGATTGACAGTGCTCCGCTGCTTGCCCTGGCGGACGGCCTGGTGCTCGGTAAGGTGGCCGACGGTGTGGTGCTGGTGACGGAATCCGGACAGACTGACTTGCGGGCCATCCGGAATTCCGTTCGCCGGGCCGAGCGCGCTGGGCTGAACCTGCTGGGCTTCGTCATCAACAAGCAGAGCCAAAGTGCGGAGAGCAGCTACTCCTACTCCTACTCCTACAGTCCCAAGAGCCGAGCGGAAGGATAAAATCCGCTTTTTGCGGACCAGACCCAAGTGCTGAACTTACTGAGACATCCGTTCGTTGCCCTGATTTCGGCCAACTTCTTTAAGATTGCAGGTGTCCTGCTGATCAATAAGGTGGCAGCTACTGTGCTGTCACCGGATGATTTCGGTGTGTTCGGGCAGTTCGTCGCCGTGTCTGCCATCGTCAACATGCTGTCTTCGGCTGGACTGAACAACGCGGTGATTCGCGACGTTTCGGCCGCAGATGAGCAGGAGCGCGAGCAGACTGGTCTGGAATACTTCTGGACCGCCCTGCTGTTTTCCGTGCTGGCCGGGGCAGTCTTTCTGGGGCTCTATCCGTTCTTTGGCCATTCCTGGCTGGGCACAGAACGGCTGACCCTGCCGGTCATGTTGCTGGCCCTGAGCATCCCCGCCTTCTCCTTTTACACCTTCGCGTTGTCCTACCTGAGCGGCAGCGGGCAGCAGCGGCGCAACGCCACCTTGCAGGTTTACGGCGTGCTGGCCGGTGTGGCGGCGTTCGGAGCCTGCGTGACTTTTCTGCCGGGCCTGGTTGGCCTCAGCCTGGGCTATCTGCTGTTCTTGCTGGGACCCGCTGCCGTCATGTTTGTGGCGCGGCCGTTGCCGCTGCGCTGGCAAAGGTTGACCTGGGACTCCCTCCGGCGCAAGCTGGGCGACTCGGCTGCCATGTTCTCGGCCATCTTGTTTTTGCCGGCCGTGCTGGTCCTGGCCCGCAGTCGGCTGGCAGCCGGTGCAGGTTGGGACACGGTCGCCATGTGGCAGGTGTTGTCCCGGCTGTCCGATGTCTACATGCAGATTTTCGCCATCTATTTCACGCACTTTTTTATGCAGCGGCTACACGCAGTAGATGACGAACGGCCTTTGCTAAAGCAAGCAGCGCTATTGAACCTGGGAGCCATGGCCGGGGTGGGGCTGCTGTTTTATCTTTTTTATGACCTGGCCGTACAGCTATTGTTTACGGTGGATTACCTATGGGGCCGTGAATTCGTGCCCTGGCAGGTGGGGGTAGACAGCCTCAAAGTGCTGACTATGGTCTTGATGTACACCTTCATTGCTCACCGGCGGTTCAAATCGTATATCGCGATGGAACTCGGGCAGGCGGCGTTGCTGCTGCTGCTGATCACCCAGACCCCGCTGGGAAATTCGCTAGAAGGATTGTACCAAGCTCTATTTCTCAGCGCTGCGTTGGGTCTGGCCATAGCGGCAGGGCTGCATTTCAAAGGGAGAACACAATGAACATTGCAATGGTGGTTGCCAAATACGACGAAACCGGGTCGTCGCCCTACCTCACCAACGAGCTGGCCGACGCCCTGACTGTGCGGGGGCACCATGTCACCGTGCTGTACGTGGACTGGGAGGCTGAAGCCGAGCCGAAGGTGAAGTACCGGGAGGGGCAGACCTTACATGTGGACCGTACCATGCCCAGAGGTAAGGGCCTGGTCGCAATGGCCCGCAAGTGGTCCCTGGCGCCGCTGAAGTACCTCTCGTTCGGGCAGGCGCTGAGTAAACGGTACGACCTGGCCATCTACTATTCGCCGCTGTTCGTCGCCTATCCACTGATTGCCCTGAACCGCTTGAAAGCCCGGCGCAAGCTGGCCGTGTACTGGGACTTTTTCCCGTATCACCAAGTTGAGCTGGGCATGATTCCGCGTGGCCCTATCGAGAAGGGGTTGCATGCCGCCGAGCTGCACCTGCTGCGGCAGATGGACGTGATTGGGCTGATGTCGCCGAAGAACCGCGAGTCGTTCAGGCGAGTATTCGGCTGGAAAGATGATTCGCGGCTGCGGCTGCTGCCTATCTGGGGTGGCAGCGAACGGCTTCCCTTACGCGAACCCGACGCTCAGAAATACTGCGTGTTCGGCGGCCAGCTGGCACCAGGGCGCAACATCGAAGCCCTGGTGCGGGCGGCCGAGTTCCTGCCCGCCGACATCGAGTTACGAATCTATGGACGTGGGCCACTGCAACCGGCGCTGGAAGCTTTAATTCGTGAGCGTGGACTGAAGAACGTCCGGCTGATGGGTCAGGTGAGCCGTGAGCAGTATCAGCGTGAAATTGCCGGGGCCTGGCTGGGCCTGATCATCACCGACCCGAACGCGAAGACCGATTCTTTCCCGTCCAAGGTGATCGACTATTTCCGGGTGGCGCTGCCGGTGCTGGCCATCACCGAGGAGGGTTCCGATTTCGGCAGCTTCGTGCAGGAGACGGCGCAGGGTGGGCGCAAGCTGCACAGCGACGACCCGCAGCAGATTGCCGCGGCCATTGCTGAGATGGTAGCCACCCCGCAGCGGAGCGAGTGGGGCCGCAGCGGACACGCCTACTACTACGCCCACATGACGGCGGACCGGATTGCCGAACAGGTCGAGGAAATGGCACAGGCAGGCCTGGAGAGCGCGCAGTGACGCAGCTGCGCCGCACGCCCGTCCGGCTCCCTAGCGATTCTGCCGGTTCGCCGCGCTTGCCGTCCCGCGCAGCGGACACTGCGGGCCAGCGTAATCTGGGCAAACTGTACCTGCCTTATCTGGTATTTGCCCTGTTCAATGTGGGCACCTATCTGGCGTTCCTGTACGGTCCTTTTGCCTGGCCTATCCGCAACGCCGGGCTGATGTCCGGCCTGCTCACGGCGTTCTTCGTGTTCTATACCGCCGGGTACGTCTTTGGCGCTCAGCGCCAGGTGGGCCGGCCGGGCCGCGAGGTGACGGACTGGGTTGTGCGCCACCTGGGCGTCCTCCTGCTCGTAGGTGTCCTGGTTTTCGCGGCCTCCATCTACGTCTACACTGGCGAGTTCTTCTGGAATACAGCCCGAATTTTTGGGGACCAGCAAGAAAACTACTACGACACCCTGCGTTACGGCGAAACGTCCAGCAGCCTGCTGAACGCACCATTTGTCCTGCTCAAAATTGTCCTGCAGCCCCTGATTACCCTGGGTCTGATTTACGCCACCATGAACTTCCGGCGGCTGAAGCCCTGGGAAAAGGGTGCGCTGCTCGCGGTGTACCTGTTCTGGGTGCTGTTTTCGGTGTTCCGGGGAACCGACAAGGAAATCTTCGACATCGCCGTGATTTTCCTGACTGCGACGGCCGTGAACTACTACCGCTCGCTGACCGGCCGGGTCAGCCTGGCGCAGTTGGCCCGCAGCCTGCTGTTCGTCACTCTTGCCGTGGTGACGCTGGTGGGTTTTTTGAGCGTGTTCTCGCAGCGCAAGCTGACCCGGACCGGGGGCCAGACCAACATTTGCGTGATAGAAGCCGGAGTCTGTGCACGCGGAACCGACACGCCGCTGGGCTACGTTTACGGCCTGACTGTCGCTTACGCCACACACGGCTATTACGGCATGAGCCTGGCCCTGCAGGAGCCGTTCAATACCACCTTTCCTTTTGGCAATGCCCCCGCCCTCAAACCGCTCTCGGACGCCGTAATGGGCGAAGAGTATCTGGAGCACAGTTACCCCAACAAGATTGACCGCCGTGGCTGGGACAACGGCGTGCGCTGGTCGACCGCCTACACGTCCTGGGCCAGCGATATCAGCTTCTGGTTGGTCCCGTTCGTGATGTTCCTGGTGGGTCTGGTCACGGCGCTGTCCTGGAAGGACGCTGTGCTAAACGAATCCCTGCTCGCCACGGCCGTATTCAGCTTCATGACCACCATGTCGCTGTTTCTGTCGGCCAACAACCAGGTCGGTATTGCCCTGGATTCCCTGAGCGCCTTTATCGTCATTACCCTGGTCTGGCTGGTGACCCGTACCTACCGGCTGCGTCTGCGGGGACATTAATTTCCCCGTGCGTGACGATGCGTTGTAAAGAGTGGGATATGTTGAAATTGGAGGAAATGACCCGTGACTAATCTACAGGATATGGCTGGCAAGACGGTTCTGATTACCGGCGGCACCGGCTCTTTCGGCAATGAACTGCTGCAGCTCATCAAAGACAGCGATGTTAAGGAAATCCGCGTATTCAGCCGTGACGAGCTGAAGCAGGAGCACATGCGGGTCCGCATGAAGAACCCCAAGGTGAAGTTCTACATCGGGGATATTCGTGACCGCGCTTCAGTGGACCAGGCAATGGCCGGTGTAGACCTGGCGTTTCATGCGGCGGCGCTCAAGCAGGTGCCCAGCTGCGAGTTCTTTCCCATGCAGGCTGTGCTGACCAATGTGGTGGGGTCACACAACGTCATCGAGTCGGCCATCGACCATGGCGTGGGGTCACTGGTGTGCCTGAGTACCGACAAGGCCGTGCAGCCGGTGAACGCCATGGGCATGACCAAGGGGCTGATGGAAAAAGTAGCCACCGCCGCCGCTCGCCGCCTGGTGGGGACCGAGGGAGCGACCACCATTTCCAGCGTGCGCTACGGCAACGTGATGTATTCGCGCGGCTCGGTGATTCCGCTGTTTATCGAGCAAATCAAGGCGGGCAAGCCCCTGACCGTCACCGACCCCAACATGACCCGCTTCCTGCTCTCGCTGCGCAGCGCCATTGACCTGGTGCTGTTCGCCTTCGAGCACGCGCAACAGGGGGACATTTTCGTGCGTAAGGCTCCCGCCAGCACGGTGGCCGACCTGGCCCAGGCGCTGGTCAACCTGTTTGAGGCCGATGTGCCGATTGAAGTGATCGGAACCCGGCATGCCGAGAAGCTGTTCGAGGTGCTGGCTTCCTCTGGCGAGATTGCCCAGAGTGAGGACATGGGCGACTACCTGCGGGTCCGCATGGACGTGCGCGACCTGAACTACGCCAAGTACTTCAGCGAAGGGAACCGCGAGGAAATTTTCCTGGAGGACTACCACTCGCACAACACCGAGCGCCTGAACGTCAAGCAGGTGGAAGAACTGCTGCTGACGCTGCCCGCTGTGCAAGCTGAACTGGCCGCCTGGAGAGCCAAGCGATGAAAGTGGTGGTGACCGGCGCTCATGGGATGCTGGGCACCCATCTGCGGGCTTACCTACGGGCTTTTGAGGAGGTGGAAGTCGTTCCTGTGGGCCGCGAAGAGTTCGCTGGTTCCGCGCGGCTGGCTGAAAGCGTGCGTAACGCAGACGTGGTCTTCCACTTGGCCGGCATGAACCGTGGCGACGAGCAGGAAGTGGCCCGCACCAACGTAGCCCTGACGGAGCAGCTGGTGGCCGCCCTGGAAGAGGCGGAGAGCCGGGCGCATGTGCTGTTTTCGTCCTCCACCCACATCGAGCGCGACACGCCCTACGGTCAGTCCAAGCGCCGCGCTGCCGAGGTGCTGGAAGCTTGGGCGCAGGCCAGCGGCGGCAAGTTCACCAACGTGGTGCTGCCCGGTGTGTTTGGCGAAGGTGGCAAGCCCTTTTACAACTCGGTGGTCGCGACCTTCTGCCATCAGCTGGCTGCCGGCGAGGAACCCAGCGTGGACAGTGACGCTCCTATCGAGCAGATTCACGCGCAGGAAGCCTCGCGGCGGATGTGGCGGATGGTGCAAGAAGGCCAGACCGGCACTGTGAGGGTAGAGGGCACGCAGCTGACGGTGCGCGGTCTGCTGGAGACGCTGCAGGAAATGCGCCGCACCTACGCAGAACACATCATCCCTGACATCAGCGACCCGTTCCGGCGCGACCTGTTCAACATGTACCGTTCGTACCTGTACCCACAGCACTACCCGGTGGCCCTCAAGCTGCACACCGACCTGCGCGGCAGCCTGTTTGAAGCCATCAAGAGCCCCAGCGGTGGGCAGACCTTCATGTCCACCACCCACCCCGGCATCACCCGTGGCAACCACTTTCACACCCGCAAGGTGGAACGTTTCCTGGTGTCGGGCGGCGAGGCGGAAATTCGGCTGCGGCACATCTTCGGTGACGAGGTACAGGTCTTCCGCGTGTCGGGCGACCAGCCGTCCTATGTGGATATTCCCACGCTGCATACCCACAACATCACCAACGTGGGTGACAGTACCCTGCTGACCATGTTCTGGACCAACGAACTGTTCGACCCGGCCAACCCCGACCAGGTTATGGAAATGGTGGAACCTCAATGAGCGAAACGAATCCTGTCAAGAAGCTGAAAGTCATGAGTGTGGTGGGTACCCGTCCGGAAATCATCCGGCTGTCGCGGGTGCTGGCGCGGCTTGACCAGTACACCGATCACGTCATCGTTCACACCGGTCAGAACTACGACTACGAGCTGAACGAAATTTTCTTCCGTGACCTGGGCGTCAAGAAGCCCGACCACTTTCTGAATGCTGCCGTCGGCACCGCTGCCGAGACCATCGGCAACATTCTGATCAAGGTGGACGCGGTGATGGCCGAGGAGCAGCCCGACGCCGTCCTGATTCTGGGCGACACCAACTCGTGCCTGTCGGCTATTCCGGCCAAGCGGCGCAAGATTCCTATCTTCCATATGGAGGCCGGGAACCGCTGCTTCGACCAGCGGGTGCCGGAGGAAACCAACCGCCGTATCGTGGACCACACCGCCGATATCAACCTCACCTACAGCGATATTGCCCGCGAGTATCTGCTGCGCGAGGGCATGTCGCCCGACCGCGTCATCAAGACCGGCAGCCCGATGTTCGAGGTGCTTAACCACTACCTGCCGCAAATTGAGGCCTCGGATGTGCTGGAGCGCCTGAAC
It contains:
- a CDS encoding O-antigen translocase, translating into MLNLLRHPFVALISANFFKIAGVLLINKVAATVLSPDDFGVFGQFVAVSAIVNMLSSAGLNNAVIRDVSAADEQEREQTGLEYFWTALLFSVLAGAVFLGLYPFFGHSWLGTERLTLPVMLLALSIPAFSFYTFALSYLSGSGQQRRNATLQVYGVLAGVAAFGACVTFLPGLVGLSLGYLLFLLGPAAVMFVARPLPLRWQRLTWDSLRRKLGDSAAMFSAILFLPAVLVLARSRLAAGAGWDTVAMWQVLSRLSDVYMQIFAIYFTHFFMQRLHAVDDERPLLKQAALLNLGAMAGVGLLFYLFYDLAVQLLFTVDYLWGREFVPWQVGVDSLKVLTMVLMYTFIAHRRFKSYIAMELGQAALLLLLITQTPLGNSLEGLYQALFLSAALGLAIAAGLHFKGRTQ
- a CDS encoding glycosyltransferase family 4 protein; translated protein: MNIAMVVAKYDETGSSPYLTNELADALTVRGHHVTVLYVDWEAEAEPKVKYREGQTLHVDRTMPRGKGLVAMARKWSLAPLKYLSFGQALSKRYDLAIYYSPLFVAYPLIALNRLKARRKLAVYWDFFPYHQVELGMIPRGPIEKGLHAAELHLLRQMDVIGLMSPKNRESFRRVFGWKDDSRLRLLPIWGGSERLPLREPDAQKYCVFGGQLAPGRNIEALVRAAEFLPADIELRIYGRGPLQPALEALIRERGLKNVRLMGQVSREQYQREIAGAWLGLIITDPNAKTDSFPSKVIDYFRVALPVLAITEEGSDFGSFVQETAQGGRKLHSDDPQQIAAAIAEMVATPQRSEWGRSGHAYYYAHMTADRIAEQVEEMAQAGLESAQ
- a CDS encoding NAD-dependent epimerase/dehydratase family protein, which translates into the protein MKVVVTGAHGMLGTHLRAYLRAFEEVEVVPVGREEFAGSARLAESVRNADVVFHLAGMNRGDEQEVARTNVALTEQLVAALEEAESRAHVLFSSSTHIERDTPYGQSKRRAAEVLEAWAQASGGKFTNVVLPGVFGEGGKPFYNSVVATFCHQLAAGEEPSVDSDAPIEQIHAQEASRRMWRMVQEGQTGTVRVEGTQLTVRGLLETLQEMRRTYAEHIIPDISDPFRRDLFNMYRSYLYPQHYPVALKLHTDLRGSLFEAIKSPSGGQTFMSTTHPGITRGNHFHTRKVERFLVSGGEAEIRLRHIFGDEVQVFRVSGDQPSYVDIPTLHTHNITNVGDSTLLTMFWTNELFDPANPDQVMEMVEPQ
- a CDS encoding polysaccharide biosynthesis protein, with translation MAGKTVLITGGTGSFGNELLQLIKDSDVKEIRVFSRDELKQEHMRVRMKNPKVKFYIGDIRDRASVDQAMAGVDLAFHAAALKQVPSCEFFPMQAVLTNVVGSHNVIESAIDHGVGSLVCLSTDKAVQPVNAMGMTKGLMEKVATAAARRLVGTEGATTISSVRYGNVMYSRGSVIPLFIEQIKAGKPLTVTDPNMTRFLLSLRSAIDLVLFAFEHAQQGDIFVRKAPASTVADLAQALVNLFEADVPIEVIGTRHAEKLFEVLASSGEIAQSEDMGDYLRVRMDVRDLNYAKYFSEGNREEIFLEDYHSHNTERLNVKQVEELLLTLPAVQAELAAWRAKR
- the wecB gene encoding non-hydrolyzing UDP-N-acetylglucosamine 2-epimerase — translated: MSETNPVKKLKVMSVVGTRPEIIRLSRVLARLDQYTDHVIVHTGQNYDYELNEIFFRDLGVKKPDHFLNAAVGTAAETIGNILIKVDAVMAEEQPDAVLILGDTNSCLSAIPAKRRKIPIFHMEAGNRCFDQRVPEETNRRIVDHTADINLTYSDIAREYLLREGMSPDRVIKTGSPMFEVLNHYLPQIEASDVLERLNLKAGEYFLVSAHREENIDYDRNLAGLVESLNTIAQKYDQRVIVSTHPRTQKRIDEKGVQFDPRVELMKPLGFHDYNHLQMHARAVLSDSGTITEESSILNFPALNIREAHERPEGMEEASVMMVGLSPERIMQALAILEDQPRGEERLLRRVADYSMPNVSDKVVRIIHSYTDYVNRVVWRKDVK